The Gordonia mangrovi genome includes the window GAGCACTGATCGTCGACGGCCGGGACGTGAACGCCATGGTGGCCTCGGCGGCGAGTCCGGCGGTGGCCACGGCGATCTCGACGGTTGGCACACGCGTGTCGCAGACTGTCGGCGGGTCGTCGCAGACCGTCGACATCCGATCGTTCCCGCCCGACGACCCGAAGGGGGCCGGGCTCGCGGCCGGTGCCCTGCCGCTCGCGCTGGGCGGCTGGATCAGCGCGATGGTCATCATGCTGCTGATCCACACGCCCGGTGCGCGGGTGCTCACCGCGCTCGGGGTCTCGGTGGTCGGTGGGCTCGCGCTGGTGGCTACGCTCACGTATGTGATCGGCACCTTCGACGGCAGCTACTGGGTCACCAGTCTCGCCGCGATGTTGGGGATCGCCGCAACGTGTTTCGCTGTCCTGGGGCTGCGTGAGCTGCTCGGCGGGGCCGGGCTGGGCATCGCTGCGATCCTGCTGATCTTCCTCGGGAACCCGCTGTCGGGGTTGGCAAGTGCACCCGAGATGCTACCGACGCCGTGGGGTCAGATCGGGCAGCTCCTACCGCCGGGGGCCACCGGAACGATGCTGCGCGACGTCGCCTTCTTCAACGGGAACGGAGCGCTGCACTCGATCGGTGTGCTGCTGTGCTGGTTGGTCGGTGGCCTGGCGTTCTACCTCCTCGGTGTCTGGCGTAACCGCAGCTCGAACGAGGTGGACACCGACGAGTTCCATATCGGCCGGCACGCGGCAGATGAGCCGTCCGTGACCAGTTGAGTGGTCGCGGCGGGTCGGGACTCGTTGATGGACAGCCGACGGTCGTGGTGGCATCACCGCATCTCGCCGGCCCCCTCATACGGGTTCAGGCTCAGCAACAGATCGCCCTCGGCGAATCGGGAGTGCCGGAAGTCTCGGGGGTCGACGTTCTTCAGCGTCGTGGAGCCGCTGAGCAGCAGATCGGCGACGAGTTTGCCGACGGCGGGGGAGATCTTGAAGCCGTGACCGGAGAATCCGGTCGCCAGGAACAGCCCGTCGACCGGCGCGGGGCCGATGATCGGGTTGTAGTCCGGCGTCACGTCGTAGGCGCCGACATAGCTGCTGGTGATCCGCGGATCCGGCATGTCGGGCAGGCGATGCCCCGCCTTCATGATGATCTTGTCGATGGTGGACTCGTCGGCGCGGTTGATGTAGTTGTCCGGATCGATGTACTGCGGCGCAGAGTGATCCGAGTTCCCCATCAGCAGTTCGCCGTTGGGTTCGCGACAGATGTAGGACAGGCCCGCCAGATCGGAGAGCACCGGCACCACCGGGGTCGGCTCGCCCTGATCGATCAGCACGAGCTGCGCGCGCTGTGCGCGCACGTCGACCGGCACGCCGACCGGCTCGGTGAGTGCCGGGGTCCACGGGCCGGCCGCGACGATCACCGTGTCGGCGTAGATGGTGTCCCCGTTGGCCAGTGCGGCGCCGACGACGCGTCCGTCGTCACCTTGCAGGAGCTCGGTCACCGTCGTCGACTGGCGGACCTTCACGCCGAGCTTGCGGGCCGCGGCAGCGAACGCCATGCCGGCCATATAGGCCTCACCACGCCCGCCGAGCGGCTCGTAGGCGAAGGCGGCGAAGTCGTCGAGGTGCAGACCCGGCCACAGCTCGGCCATCGTGTCGTGGCCGATGAAGTCGACGTCGATGCCGAGACCTTGCATCATCTCGACGTTCGCGCGCAACGGGCCGACGTTGTTCTCGCCGACACCGACCACGTAACCACATTGCTGGAAAGCCATGTCGTCACCGAACAATTCCGTTGCGCGGGTGAAGATGTCGACGCCGTACCAGCTCATCGCGGCCAGCGACGGGTTGCCGTAGTGGCAACGGACGACGCCGCTGGACTTGCCGGTCATCCCGGAGCACAGCGTGTCCCGTTCGACGACGAGGACGTCGGTCTCGCCCTGATCGGCCAGCGACCAGGCGATGGCGAGGCCTTCGAGGCCGCCGCCGACGATGAGGAAACGTGTGGTGGTGGGGGTCATGGGTGAGTTCACTTTCCGTGGGTCAAGGGTGGGGTAGAGGTGTGTTTCAGGGCTGGGTCAGCAGATCCGCGAGAACGGTGGCGAGGGTGTCGCCGCCGGCATCGGCGTCAGGGTCCTCGACGTACTCTTCGGGGGAGTGCGAGATGCCGGTGGGGTTGCGGACGAACAGCATCGCCGTGGGGATCTCCTCTTTGAGAACGCCGGCGTCGTGACCGGCGCCGGTCGGCAGGATCGGGGCGTCGGGCAGGATGTCGGAGAGCCGACCGCGCAGGCCGGGATGGAAGTCCACCCGTGGACTCATCGACGCCTCGGTCAGCGTCACCGAGCAGCCCTCGGCCCCAGCATGCTCGCGGGCGACGGCAGCGATGTCGGCGACCAGCGCGGCCACCACGGCGTCGTCGGAATGGCGGACGTCGAGCCAGACATCGACCCGTGATGCGATCACGTTGCTGCCACCCGGAATCGGATCGAGTTTACCGACGGTGGCGCGGGCACCATCGACGGCCCGGCCGAGTCGTCGTACGTCCAGAACCGTTGCGGCGGCGGCGAGCATGGGGTCGCGGCGCCCGTCCATCAGGGTGGTGCCGGCGTGATTGCCTTGGCCGCTGAACGACAGTCGCCACCGTCCGTGGCCGAGGATCGACGACCCGATCGCGATGGCCCGGTCCTGATCGATCAGACCGCGACCCTGCTCGACATGCAGTTCCACGAAGCAGCCGATCTGCGACAGTCGCTCGTCGTCACGACCCATGCCGGCCGGATCGAGTCCGTTGCGGGCCGCGAGGTCGGCGAAGGTGGTGCCGTCGGCGTCGGTGAGCGCGGCAGCCCGTTGGGGGGTGACCGCGCCGGTCATCAACTGCGAACCCAGGCAGGCCAATCCGTAGCGTGAGCCCTCCTCCTCGGGGAAGACCGCCAGCGCGAGGGGACGCTCGGGCATCACCGAACCGGCCTGCAGGGAGTCGATGGCGGCGAGCGCGGACGCGACACCGAGCGGGCCGTCGAAGGCGCCGCCGCCGGGAACCGAATCGAGGTGGCTACCGGTGACCACCGCGTCGGTGAGGGGGAGCCGGGCAGGGTTCCACCACGCCCAGATGATGCCGTTGCGGTCCTGCTCGATGTCCAGTGATCGTGCGCGGGCCGCTGCGATGAACCATTCTCGAAGCTCGAGCTCGGCAGCGGAGTACACCGGCCGGCTGTAACCGCCACGGGCGCTGTCGGTGCCGATGTCGGCGATCTCGGCGAGCAGACCGCTCACCGAGGTCGTGTGGGTGATGGATTCGGTCATGGATTCTCCTCGGAGTGCAGCCGGACGGCGGCGACAGTTGCGGCACCACGGATCTGGGGTGTCAGATCGGTGAGAACGACAGTGTCCCAGCGGCGCAATTGCTGCTGATCGATGATGAGGTGGCCGGCGAGCACCACCAGCGCGACGGTGTCGTCGGTAACGGCATCGACCGTGCCTCGGACGTGGCGGAGGGTGAGCGTGCCGTCGCACGTGGCGCGCTGCATCATCAGGTTGAGCAGTCGTGTCGGCCGCCGGATGGGGGTGGCGGACACGATGTCCTCGCCCGCGAAAGTCACGCGGTCGAGAAGCGCCAGGGTGTGCGTCGTGTCGTTGACGGTGAGTTCCACCGGGTCGTTGCCCACGACGACGGCCGTTCGATCCATTCCGGGGAACTGTGAGAACCGACAGGAAGAGTCGATGTCGGCGATGCTCAGGGTCCAGTCCGGGCCGTCGGCGGGGCCGCCGGTGACGATTCGCCGGGTGACGCCGCCGCCGTTGCGCCATGGCGTGGCGGCGAGGTCTGCCGCGCGCACGATTCGGACGGGTATGTCGGAGCGTTGGAGGGGTGGGGCGTGGTCGATCGTCATTTCGGTGTCCGTCCGCTGAAAGTCAGTGCACTTCCAGTAGACGGTGCTGATTAACAAAACTCCAATACGTATTTGACGATAACTATTCTGATGGAGAGAATAATGCGATGGAGCTGCGTCACCTTCGGTATTTCCGCGTGCTTGCCGACGAACTGCACTTCGGACGGGCGGCCGCTCGGCTGCACATCTCCCAACCGCCGCTGACCGCACACATCAAAGAACTGGAGCGGGAGGTCGGCGCGCGGCTTTTCGATCGCACCACGCGGCGCGTGGCGTTGACTGGGGCCGGGGAGGTGTTCGCCGAGAGGGTCGATGCGTTGCTCGATGACCTCGACGATGCGGTACTCGAAGCCCGTGACCATGCAGAGGGGCGGCGCGGGCGCATTCGGGTCGGCTTCGTCAGTTCGGCGAGCGGGACGGTGCTGCCGCCGGGGTTGCGGATCTTCCGCGAGATCCACCCGATGGTCCGCGTGGATCTGTCTCCGCTGACAACTCGGGAGCAGCTCGATGCTCTGACGGCAGGGTCTCTCGACGTCGGGCTGATCCGATCCGGGGGAGCCGACCCCGGGTTGACGGTGGAACCGCTGTTCGCCGAGCCGATGGTCGCGGTCGTCCCGGTGGAGCACGCGCTTGCCTCACATGAGAGCATCGACGTCGACGACCTCGTCGACGAGCGGCTCATCCTGTTCCCCAACGACCTCATGCCGGCGTATGTGGCGCAGATCTGGGCCCTGTTCGCCACCGTCGGCGCCGAGCCCCTGGTGGTGCAGGAGGCTATCCATCACGAGACCGTGGTCGGCTTGGTGTCGGCGGGTGTCGGGATTTCCATCCTGCCGGCATCGGTGGGACGGTTCCGGCCGGCCGATGTGGTGATCCGGACCATCAACAATGCGCCGACCACGGAGCTGTTGATCGCGCGTCCGACCGATCTTGCGAAGCCGGCCGTCGACGGGTTCGTTGAATGTCTGCGGGCCGCGCAGCGGGTGGACGCCTGACCAAAGTGCAGCGACTGGCCACTACCGATACACTTTGTTCCCTGTCATGAATCGGGAACGTGGCGAGGATTCGTGACGAAGGAGAACACCGTGGGTAGATCTGTCCGAATCGACGAGGGTCCCTGGAGCGGTGCGCCTTTTGTGGTGCGTGTCCGACGCTCGGGGCAGCTCGGCATCATCGAGCGAGGGACGCCTGACGATGTGCCCGTCGAACTGGTCCGACTGGCTACCGCGATGTTCCGGACGTCCCTGACGAAGTGCAGTTTCCTCTGGCGCCCCAACTCCGATGCCATGTTGTGTCGGGTCACCGTGGAACTGCACACCGACGGCAGTGTCGATCACGTTCTCCTCGCTGGTGAACAGATCACCGAGCTTCCGCACGGCCTGTCGGGTCGCGAACTCGAAGTGCTCACTCTCCTTGTCACCGGACGCGGAAACGTGCAGGTGGCCGAGGACCTGTTCATCTCGGACCGGACTGCGGCATCGCACATCAAGAACGTCCTTCAGAAACTGGGAATGCCGACGAGAACGGCCGCCGCCACGTATGCGCTCGACGCGGGTCTGCTGCAGGTGCCGCTGCCGGGCGCCACCGAGTACTACGCCAAGTTGTCTGTCGGTCGACTCGTGCGCGCCGCGGCGGTAGACCAGTCGAGCACCGTTTCCACGCACCGCCGCCCGTCGGCGCCGGGGATCATCCACCGGCGGCGTCGCAAGCTCGTGGTCGGGGCTGCGGTCCCGCGCACCGGCCTCGGTCGCGACGACGGACGCGAGATGCTCAACGGACTTCAGCTCGCCATGGATGAGATCAACGCGGCCGGCGGTGTTCGAGGGCGTGAGGTCAAACCGCTGTTGGTCGATGTCGACGTCACGTCATCGGTGTCGGTGAGGTCGGCATTCGATCAGCTTCTCAGCGGCGGCGCCGACGTACTGACCTCGGGGTATCTCGCGGCCCAGGACGTCGCTCACGAGATCGCCGGCGACTCCGGAATCCCGTATCTGCACGCAGCCACCAGCGGCGTCATGGAACGCGCTGTCCAAAATGACCTGGGACGCTTCGGCCATGTGTTCCAGGTCTGTGCCAGCGACACGAGCTATGCGCCGGCCTTCGTCTCGTACATGCAGTCGCTGTGCGATGCCGGCCACTGGCGTAGTCCCTCGAAACGTCTTGTGGTGCTGCAAAAGAACTGGAGTCACGTCGACTTCGGTGTCTCGGCAGCCGCCTCGCTGGCCGAGGAGTCGGGCTGGCAGCTCGAGGTGGTGCCCGTCACCGGTTCGAATGCTGATGGCGGATGGGCCCGGGCCGTACAACAGGCATTGACCGAACCCGCGGCCGCGGTGATGATCGGCAGCTACTTCGTCGAGGACGTCGAGCAAGCGGTTCTGGCCTTGCACGACTCCGGTTCGCCAACGCTCGCATATGCAATCTATGCACCCTCCGTGCCGGCGTTCCGGGACCGCCTCGGTGCTGCCGCCGAAGGAGTCCTCTGGGCGACGATGACCGGGACCTATTCGGACACTCGCGGTGTGGCGTTCAGCCGCCGCTACACTCGCCGCTTCGGTGTCCGCCCGGGACGCTCGCACGCCGGCCTCGCCTACGATCGCATGCACCGCATCGCGTTGGCGTGGCGGATGTCGGAGGATCTCACCGATCCCGGCGAGGTGGCCACGGCGTTGCGGTCGCATCCCTATCGAGGGGTGAACGGCACCTACAACTTCGACACGCCCGGGCAGGCGGCGCAGGGCTTTGCGGGTCCTGTCGGTGATCCCTCGCTGGCCCAACCGCAATTGATCTTCCAGATCCAGGACGGCGCCCAGGTGATCGTGAGTGGGGGACCGTTCACGACCGGAGAGTTCCGTCTGCCCGGGAGTCTCGAGATGTCCTCCGGTCGCTAGTCGATTCGCTTCAGCAGTTCCCGGGTGAACTCGGCGGTGCCGGCCGAACCGCCGATGTCGCGGGTGCGTATCCCGTCGACGAACAGCGCGCGCACGGCGTCCAGGATCTCGGTCGCCGCCTCGCGGTGTCCGAGGTGCTCGAGCATCATCGCCGCGGACCATATGGCACCCACCGGATTGGCGAGATCGCGTCCGGCGATGTCGGGGGCCGATCCGTGCACCGGTTCGAACATCGAGGGGAATTCGCGCTCCGGGTTGAGGTTGCCCGACGGCGCGATCCCGATCGAACCCGCAACCGCGGCAGCGAGGTCGGAGAGCACATCGCCGAAGAGGTTGGATGCGACGATGACGTCGAAAGCGGCCGGCTCCAGAACGATCTTGGCCGCCAGCGCGTCGATGTGTTCACTGCGGAGCGCGACGCCGGGGTGATCCTCGGCGACCTCCGACACGACCTCGTCCCAAAACGGCATCGTGTGGACGATCCCGTTCGATTTCGTCGCCGATGTGACACGTCCGCGTCGGCCGGCGGCCAGACCGAAAGCGTACTCGGCGACTCTGGAGATTCCTGGCCTGGTGAAGACCGCTGTCTGGATGGCCTGTTCGGAGGCTAGTCCCCGATTCATCCGTCCGCCGATCTCGGAGTACTCGCCCTCGACGTTCTCCCGGACGATGACGAAGTCCACCCCGTCAACGCGAGTGGCGTCCTTCGCGGCGGTCAGGGGTGAACGCACACCATCGAAGACCATGATCGGCCGCAGGTTCACATACTGGTGGAACGCCCGTCGGAGGGGAATCAGCAAACCCCAGAGGGAGATACTGTCCGGTACCCCCTGCCAGCCGACGGCGCCGAGCAGAATCGCGTCGTGACCGCGAATCGTATCGATGCCGTCGGTGGGCATCATAGCCCCCTCATGCACGTAACGCTGGCACGACCAGTCGAACTCATCGAAGTCGAAGGTGATCCCATGGCGGTGGCCGATGGCCTGCAGGACTGCGGCCGCGGGCGGAACGACCTCGGCGCCGATTCCGTCACCGGGGATCAGTGCGATCCGGTACCCCACGCGGGTCATCGGGTCGGCGCCTCGTCGCTCGCCGCGGAACGCAGGACGATACGTCGTGCGACAACGGATTCCACCGCTTCTCGGCTGTACGCCAACTGGAAGGCCGTGTCTGATTGCCAGGCAGGCAACAGATCGGCGTAGTGATCCGAACGCGGATCACCGGATTGGCCGGGCGAATTGAGTACCAGACTGCTGTCCCACTCTCCGACGTCGACGGCGATCCGGAAGCTCGACCCCATCACGGCGTTGAACTCTGCGTCGTACCCGGTGAGTCCCACTGTGTCGCCGCTGCCGGAGCGCGGAACGGGTGCCAACTCACCCCATTCGGAAGGTGTGTTCGGTGTCTTGGACAAGACCGCATGTCGCAATGTGGTCCGGTGAAGCGCTCCCCACTGCCAGCGGTCTCGGTCCGGACCAAGGAGGTCCGCGATTTCGGCGAGGGCGGACGGCAACGTCTCGGCGACCCCTTTGCCGAGGAGTTGAAGATCCCCGTCGTCGTTCTGGTCGAATGACGCGACCATGCGCAGGTCGGGCCTGATATCGGAAAACAGTGTGTCTGCCCGTAGCAGTCGGTGACGCCCCGCCGCCGCGTTTTCCGCCGGAACACCAAGGCGCTGGAAGCACGTGTCGACCAGCCACGGCCGGAAGTGTCGTCGCTGCCAGACCTGGAAGATCAGTGCCGCACGCGAATCGATGGACTCGGTCCCGTCCCACTCCTGCAGCTCCCGCCACTCCGTGGCAAACCCCTCCGGCGTGGCGACACCGGAGAGTGCTTCCAGCAACCGGCGTCCATGAACATTGTCGGCGTTGGACTGCATGTTGATGCTGGACTCCACATCCAGCGGCGCACCGCTGGTGAACCACGCGCGCAAACGTTCATGGCGCGCACTCGAATACCAATCCACCGTGGTCGGCAGTGCCACGCTGTCGTGGACGTCGGGCACGTTGTTCTGGTTCGACGTGGTGAACCAGCCGCTCTCGGGATTGACCGCCGATGGGAGCTCGTCAACGGACGCGAATCCGTCCCATTCGAATGTGCCGTCTCCCGGGACCGGCCTCGAACCATCCCAACCCACGCGGCGTGGCACCAAGGCGCTGGCTTGCCAACCGATGTCGCCGTCCTTGCTGGCGTACACCATGTTCACTCCGGGCGCGCCCCAACGACGTAACGCACGGCGGAACTCGTCGGCGTCCGCGGCGTCCTGATACTCGAGGCTGGCGAGGTAGGGGGCCATTCCCGGCTCCAACCAGACCGCTCGTATCGCCACGACCCTCCGCGCATCCAGATCCGTGTACACGACCGGTCCGTGGCGGGTATACGAGAGTTGGTGGACGACATCGGCTTCTCCGGCAACCGGCGACGATTCCTCGACGACCTCGAACTTCTCCCAGCCGCCCCGGTATCGATAGCGGGAATCGTCGGTGGGATGCAGCTCGTAGATGTACATGTCCTCGTGATCGACCGGCCAGATCGTCAGGCCGAAGGCGACACGTCCGTTGTGTCCGATCGAGATTCCCGGCAGGTTGGGTTCTCCGGCGCCGATGACGCTGAGCCCGGGCGCCTCGAGGTGGGCGAGATAGCGCAATGCCGGCAGGGTGACGGCCCGGTGCGGATCGTTGGCCATCACCGGTCGGCCCGACGCCGACAACCACGGCGCGATCACCCAGTTGTTGCTGCCGGAGGGCGTCGACACCTCCGACGCAGTCGCCGTGCCGAAGTCGACCGGCGCAAAGGCCTCACGGTAAACGTCGAGGACCTCATCGCGAAGGTGGGCGTAGAGGCTCACATCCGCATCGTCGAGCTCACCCGCCGGCTCGCGTACCGATCGGAACTCTTCCCCCGGGGCCCCCAGGTCGCGCAGGGTGAGTGCGCGGGCGAGTTCCTGTTCGACGTTGTACAGCAGTCCGTGCGTCCGGATGCGTACGACGTCCTCGGGGCGCCAGTACGCCGGAAGGAACCCGAGCGCACCGAACTCCGGCGGCAGCCGCCGTTCCGGATCTTGCAGAGCCCAGGACACGTAGGCATTCACTCCGGCCACGAATGCGCTCACGGTCTCCTCGGCATCGGTGCTGTAGGAGAGCCATTCCGAGCGCATGTCGCCGCGATAGAGGAACAGACGGGTCGCGCGGTCCTGTGACACATACTCGGGCCCGAGAACCTCGGCCAGCAAACCCAATCCGCGCCGCCGCCACAGATCGATCTGGAAGAGCCTGTCTCGTGCGGCATGGAAGCCCTGGGCGACAAAGGCATCCATTCGTGTGGTCGCGTAGACGTGGGGAATGCCCCACGTGTCGACGAGGATCTCCACGTCGTCGGTCAAGTCGGATACGCAATATTCGTCTTGCCGAGGGTCGCTCCGGTCGGCAGTCAGCGGTTGCGGGTCGCTGTGGGCGGTGGGGTTCATCGACGCTCCTCCGAAGGGCAGTTGGGAATCGTCCCCCGGGCGGCCCGGTTTGAGGGCCGCCCGGGGTCACGAGTTGGTGGTCAGACCCAGCCGGATTCGGCGGGAGTCGGTTCGACACCGCGCAAGTCGGGTAGTTCGAAGAGTTTCTGGTCCTCCTCGTCGGGAACCCAGGCCTTCGCGATCTCCTCGAGGGTTGCGAACCAGACACCCTCGTGACCGGCGATGTAGCCGAGCAACTCCTCGTACCACATGAGATGGTGTGGCTGCCCGATGATCTGCGGGTGCACGCAGGTCGCGAAGACGGGGTTTTCCTCTCGTTGATACCCGAAGTCGAAGATGTCCTTCCACCGTTGCAGGATGGTGCGAGAGTCTTGCATCCCCGCTTGGGTCCCGGTGTACGCGAGCGGTGGGAAGTCGTCGAGGTACCAGCTCACCGGGATCTCGAGCACTCGGCTCGCGCGTCCGGCGACATTGGCCTTCTCCCAATTGATCTGCCAGCGCTGCGGATGATACGGGTGGTAGTCGCGTCCCATCAGGCTGGTGTCGTAGATCATGCCGGTGTCCTCGAGGATGTCCAGCGTGCTCTCGCTGTAGTCCCAGTACGGGGATCGGTATCCGACGGGGCGGACTCCGAGCACGTTCTTGAAGGTGTCGAAGGCGAGGTCGACGAGCCGGCGTTCGGTGTCGGCGGAGATCATCGTCGGGTTCTCATGGTAGTAGCCGTGATGGCCGAACTCGTGGCCGTTGTCGGCGACGGCCTTGCATTCTTCGGTGAAGGTGTCGACCGAGTGTCCCGGTACGAACCAGGTGGTCCGGACGTCGAACTGCTTGTACAGGTCCAGGAGTCGTGGCACGCCGACCTTCGCGCCGAACTCGCCGCGCGACATGAATGACGGCGTGGGACGGTTGAATCCGCCCAACCACAGACATTGCGCGTCGAAGTCGGTGCCCAGGCTGACGGCGATCTTCTTCCCGGGCGGCAGTTGCAGGTGTCCCATGATGTGTTTCCTATCTTCTCTGTTCGAATAGACATTGCGACGCTCGATGGCGCCGGTCGGTCAGATGCTGGCGCCGCCGTCGATGGTCATCTCGGCGCCGTTGACGTAGCTGCTCTGGTCGGATGCGAGAAACGCGGTGACCTCGGCAAGTTCGACGACCGAACCCCGGCGTCCCAGCGGGGTCACGGTCTCGATACTCGAGTTCAACTCCTCGGAGTTCTCCAGCAGCATTGTCGTGTCGATGAAGCCCGGATGCGTCGAGTTGACCCGCACACCATGCGGACCGAACTCGCGTGCGGCGTACTTGGTCATTCCGCGCACGGCCCACTTGGTGGTGCCGTAAGCGGCGTGGCCGGGGAGTGCGCCCAGACCGGAGATGGACGAGACGTTGATGATCGACCCGCCACCCGAGTCGCGCATCGCCGGGAAAGCCGCCTGCATGCCGAGGAATACGCCGAGTTGATTGATGCGGTAATGGAAGTCGAGCAGCTCGAGTGTGGTGTCCTCGATCATCGCGCGCTTGTAGACGCCGGCATTGTTGACCAGGATGTCGAGGCGACCGTGGGTGGTCACCGTGTCGGTGATCACCGTCTTCCACGCGTCGGCGTCGGAGACGTCCAGGTGTGCGTAGGTGGCGGCCTCGCCGAGCTTCTCGGCGAGCTCCTGGCCGAGGTCATCGGCGATATCGGCGATGACGACATGTGCGCCCTCGTCGACGAAGAGTTGGGCCTGTGCGGCCCCCATCCCCTGAGAGCCACCGGTGATGATGGCGACTTTCCCGCTGAGCAGGTCGGACATGTTGGGTCCTTTCATTCGTTGTTGCACTGTCAAATCCGCGCAGACTCGCGTTGGTGCGAGACTGCGGCGTCCGTAGCGGCGATGACGAGGGCCGCGGCCCCGATGGCGAGGGCCAGGCCCTGCACCGCGTTCGTGAAGCCGATGACATCGGCAAGTGCGCCGGCCCCCAGCAGAGGAAGTGCGATACCGCAGTACATGGCCAGGTAGTAGGTCGAGATGGCCGCGGCGCGTCTGCCATCGGGAGCGATCCGGTCCGCCGCCGTGAGTGTGATCGGGAACAGCAGTCCGTTGGCCATCCCCACCAGTGCTGCCGACACGAACAGCAAGCCGAGATTCGTGAGTGCGACGGCCGCAGCGAGACAACCTGATCCGACGGCAAGCGCTGCGGCACCCCAACGGGGGCCAGACACCCGTCGGCCGACAGTGAGCTGCGCCAGGCCACTGATCACGTAGCACCCGGCAGCAACTGCTGCCCCGACTTCGATGGAATCTTCGGCTCCTGAACCCACCAGGCGTGGGCCCACACCGGCGTAGACAGCCATCCCGGCGAAGGTGACTGCGGCGATCGCGAGAACGCCGATGAATCGCCCGCGACCGGTCGAAGGGATAACCAGAGGCACTCGAAAGAGTGAGTGCTGTGTGCGATATCGTTCTGCCCGAAAGAGCATCGTCAGGGCCCACGCCATGCAGGGCAGCATTGCGCCCAGATAGGCGTACCACACCACGGTGACCCCTCGGTCGACGAGGAAGCCGCCGAGCACAAGGCCCACCGCGATACCGGTCGTTGTCGCGATACTGATCAACCGCGATCGCCAGGTCGCCGACACCCGGGTGGTTGCCAGCGTCGCAGCCGTCGCCCCGGGGATCAGGCCGGCGGCGAGACCTTGCAGAACGCGTCCCACCGTCAGCGTCGCTGCGGAGTCGGCGAACAGATTGACGACACCACCGGCGGTCGCGATCACGACTGCCGCCGCCACCACCGGCCTCGGACCGTACACATCGGCGGCCTGCCCGAGGAGCAGGAGCGCGATGACCACGCCCGCGACATAGGCGACGAACAGCGCCGTCGTCGTCGTCTCGGAGAGGTTCCACTGCTCCTGGTAGGTCGGCAGCAGTGGTGTCGCCACCGTGACGCCGGCGAACACTACGGTCATCGTCACCGTCGCCGCACCCGCGTCCAACCGGCCTGTGTGTGAACGATTCTCGACAGGCGAGATCACGCAGGCACCTGCTGGGTCGCGGGGGTGACGCCGCCGCGGGCCGATCGGCGTCGGGAACGTGCGGTGACCAGCATGCGAATGAGATCCGGGGCGGTGGCGATCGTCACGGCCAACAACAGGATGCCGGTGACCACGTTGGTCATCCAGTCCGCGGTGCCCAGGATCGCGAGGGTCTCGCGCACGGTCGCGTACGCGGCCAACCCGGCGAGCATTCCCCACGCCGACCCTCGGCCACCCGAGAGTGAGACTCCCCCGAGCAGGACAGCGATGGTGGCGAAGATCAGCGGGGTGAGTCCGAGGTTCGGATTGGCCGTCGACAGGCCATAGGCGGCCAGTCCGCCACCCAGCGACGACAGGACTCCGGAGGCGACGAGAGTGCCGAGCAGCACCATGTTGACCCGCACTCCCGCGATGCGGGCGCCTCGCCGGTCGCCGCCGACGGCGCGTAGCTCCATTCCCAGCGTCGTCTGCC containing:
- a CDS encoding tartrate dehydrogenase, coding for MTRVGYRIALIPGDGIGAEVVPPAAAVLQAIGHRHGITFDFDEFDWSCQRYVHEGAMMPTDGIDTIRGHDAILLGAVGWQGVPDSISLWGLLIPLRRAFHQYVNLRPIMVFDGVRSPLTAAKDATRVDGVDFVIVRENVEGEYSEIGGRMNRGLASEQAIQTAVFTRPGISRVAEYAFGLAAGRRGRVTSATKSNGIVHTMPFWDEVVSEVAEDHPGVALRSEHIDALAAKIVLEPAAFDVIVASNLFGDVLSDLAAAVAGSIGIAPSGNLNPEREFPSMFEPVHGSAPDIAGRDLANPVGAIWSAAMMLEHLGHREAATEILDAVRALFVDGIRTRDIGGSAGTAEFTRELLKRID
- a CDS encoding penicillin acylase family protein — its product is MNPTAHSDPQPLTADRSDPRQDEYCVSDLTDDVEILVDTWGIPHVYATTRMDAFVAQGFHAARDRLFQIDLWRRRGLGLLAEVLGPEYVSQDRATRLFLYRGDMRSEWLSYSTDAEETVSAFVAGVNAYVSWALQDPERRLPPEFGALGFLPAYWRPEDVVRIRTHGLLYNVEQELARALTLRDLGAPGEEFRSVREPAGELDDADVSLYAHLRDEVLDVYREAFAPVDFGTATASEVSTPSGSNNWVIAPWLSASGRPVMANDPHRAVTLPALRYLAHLEAPGLSVIGAGEPNLPGISIGHNGRVAFGLTIWPVDHEDMYIYELHPTDDSRYRYRGGWEKFEVVEESSPVAGEADVVHQLSYTRHGPVVYTDLDARRVVAIRAVWLEPGMAPYLASLEYQDAADADEFRRALRRWGAPGVNMVYASKDGDIGWQASALVPRRVGWDGSRPVPGDGTFEWDGFASVDELPSAVNPESGWFTTSNQNNVPDVHDSVALPTTVDWYSSARHERLRAWFTSGAPLDVESSINMQSNADNVHGRRLLEALSGVATPEGFATEWRELQEWDGTESIDSRAALIFQVWQRRHFRPWLVDTCFQRLGVPAENAAAGRHRLLRADTLFSDIRPDLRMVASFDQNDDGDLQLLGKGVAETLPSALAEIADLLGPDRDRWQWGALHRTTLRHAVLSKTPNTPSEWGELAPVPRSGSGDTVGLTGYDAEFNAVMGSSFRIAVDVGEWDSSLVLNSPGQSGDPRSDHYADLLPAWQSDTAFQLAYSREAVESVVARRIVLRSAASDEAPTR
- a CDS encoding polysaccharide deacetylase family protein, with product MGHLQLPPGKKIAVSLGTDFDAQCLWLGGFNRPTPSFMSRGEFGAKVGVPRLLDLYKQFDVRTTWFVPGHSVDTFTEECKAVADNGHEFGHHGYYHENPTMISADTERRLVDLAFDTFKNVLGVRPVGYRSPYWDYSESTLDILEDTGMIYDTSLMGRDYHPYHPQRWQINWEKANVAGRASRVLEIPVSWYLDDFPPLAYTGTQAGMQDSRTILQRWKDIFDFGYQREENPVFATCVHPQIIGQPHHLMWYEELLGYIAGHEGVWFATLEEIAKAWVPDEEDQKLFELPDLRGVEPTPAESGWV
- a CDS encoding SDR family NAD(P)-dependent oxidoreductase: MSDLLSGKVAIITGGSQGMGAAQAQLFVDEGAHVVIADIADDLGQELAEKLGEAATYAHLDVSDADAWKTVITDTVTTHGRLDILVNNAGVYKRAMIEDTTLELLDFHYRINQLGVFLGMQAAFPAMRDSGGGSIINVSSISGLGALPGHAAYGTTKWAVRGMTKYAAREFGPHGVRVNSTHPGFIDTTMLLENSEELNSSIETVTPLGRRGSVVELAEVTAFLASDQSSYVNGAEMTIDGGASI
- a CDS encoding MFS transporter — encoded protein: MTVVFAGVTVATPLLPTYQEQWNLSETTTTALFVAYVAGVVIALLLLGQAADVYGPRPVVAAAVVIATAGGVVNLFADSAATLTVGRVLQGLAAGLIPGATAATLATTRVSATWRSRLISIATTTGIAVGLVLGGFLVDRGVTVVWYAYLGAMLPCMAWALTMLFRAERYRTQHSLFRVPLVIPSTGRGRFIGVLAIAAVTFAGMAVYAGVGPRLVGSGAEDSIEVGAAVAAGCYVISGLAQLTVGRRVSGPRWGAAALAVGSGCLAAAVALTNLGLLFVSAALVGMANGLLFPITLTAADRIAPDGRRAAAISTYYLAMYCGIALPLLGAGALADVIGFTNAVQGLALAIGAAALVIAATDAAVSHQRESARI